Below is a genomic region from Caulobacter rhizosphaerae.
GAACTGCTCGGTGACGATGGCGCGTCCTAGATCGTCCACGATCCGGCGCGTCAGGTTGGGGCCGCGCTTGCCGCCCGCCGCCAAAGGTTCGGCTTCGTCAGATTCCATGGGCCCAACATACTGTCAGCCTCGCCGCTGACCAGCCGCTAGAGACGATTGCGACGGCGACGCCATCAACCGGCGAAACGCGCCTGTGGAAGACCCCGCACGCCCGCCTCGACCTCGAACAGGGCGCCGGCCCAAGCCTCGTCCTCGCAGCCGAGCGTCGAGGAGGTCACGAACAATCGATCCAGCGACTCTCCGCCGAAGGCGCAGCTGGTGATGTTGGTGGCCGGCAGCGCGATCGACCGCATCAGGACGCCGTCAGGCGAGAAGCGGCTGAGCCGCGCACCGCCCCAATGGGCCACCCAGACGCAGCCTTCCGCGTCCGTGGTCATGCCGTCCGGATACCCCCAGTCTTCGGCGAACCGAAGCCACACCCGCCGCCCCGACAACTCGCCGTCGTCGTCCAGGTCGAAGGCGTAGATGGTGCGGGCCGCGCTGTCGGTGTGATAGAGCGTGCGGCCGTCCGGCGAGAAGGTGGGGCCGTTGGCGACGCCGTAATCGTCGTCGCACCGAGTCCAGCGCAGGGACGAGTCGAGCCGGTAGAGCGCACCGCTCGCGGCCTGGTCGGTATCGTCCTTGGAGCCCGCCCAGATCCGTCCCTGGGGATCGACCTTGCCGTCGTTGAGGCGGTTATTGGGCCGGTCGGGCTCGGGCGCTCCGATCAGCTGGCGCGCGCCCGTCTCGACGTCGAGGAAGTAGAAACCGCTGCGAAATCCCGCGACGAGGCCTGGCCCGTCGCGCCGGGGCGCGACCCAGCCGATGGGTTCTTCCACCGGCACGGTGGCCACCCGGCCATCGTCGAGCGACAGGCGGTGGACGCAGGGCGCCAGTATGTCCACCCAGAGCAGCTCGCGGCGACGGGCGTCCCATACGGGCCCTTCCCCCAGACGATCCCGCCCGACGCGCTCGACGATCTTCATGCTCATGGCTTCTCCTCTGCCAGATAAAAAGTATGATATTTTATTGACCACCGCCAGCGCTGTTGTTACCCAGCCCCAGGCTCTCGGCGTCCGCCGACCGGGGCGCGAAGATCTGACGGAGGGGATATTGTCCAAGATGGCGCACGCCCGACGACCCGTTGGCCGGCCCCGCCGCCTTCCCCCGAGGATCGCCTGAATGACCGCCGCCGACCGCATCGACCGCATCGAGTGTTTCCAGGTTCGTCCCCGCTGGCTGTTCGTCCGGATCGAGACCGCGCAAGGCGCGGTAGGCTGGGGCGAAGCCACGCTGGAAGGCCATGCCGAGGCGGTGGTCGGCGCGTTCGAGACCGTGCGCGACCGCCTGATCGGCCATGATCCGGACCGCATCGAGGACGCCTGGCAGACCCTGCACCGGCTGGGCTTCTATCGCGGCGGCCCGGTGATGCTGTCGGCGATCGCCGGGGTCGACCAGGCCCTTTGGGACATCAAGGCGCGCAAGCTCGGCGTTCCGCTCTATCAGTTGCTGGGCGGGCGGGTGCGCGACCGCATCCCCGTCTATGCCTGGATCGGCGGCGACCGGCCGGCCGACATCGTGGAAGCCGCCCAGGCCCGGCGCGCCCAGGGCTTCAAGGCCGTAAAAATGAACGGCGTCGAGGATCTGGCCTGGTTGGACAGCCCGTCCAAGATCGACGCCCTGGCCCAGCGGATCGCCGACGTGCGCGGCGTCGGCGTCGATGTCGGCGTCGACTTTCACGGGCGCGTCCACAAGCCGATGGCCCGCACGGTGCTCCGCGCCATCGAGCCGTTTTCGCCGCTGTTCGCCGAGGAGATCGTGCTCTCCGACAATCCCGCCCTGGTCGCGCAGCTGGCCGCGTTCAGCAGCGTGCCGCTGGCGCTGGGCGAGCGGCTCTACAGCCGCTGGGATTTCCGGCCTTTCCTGGAGAGCGGCGCGATCGACATCGTCCAACCGGACCTCGCCCACGCCGGGGGCATCTCCGAATGCAGGCGCATTGCGGCGATGGCCGAGACCTACGACGTGGCGGTGGCGCCCCACTGCCCGATCGGCCCGCTGGCCCTGGCGGCCTGCCTGCACCTGGCCGCCGTCACCCCCAACTTCGTGATCCAGGAGATGTCCCTGGGCATCCACTACAACGGCCCGTCCGAGGACCTGACCACCCTGGTGCGCAATCCGGGCCTGTTCGATGTCAGCAACGGAAGCGTGGCGATCCCGGAGGGGCCGGGCCTGGGCGTCGAGATCGACGAGGCCGCCG
It encodes:
- the dgoD gene encoding galactonate dehydratase; the protein is MTAADRIDRIECFQVRPRWLFVRIETAQGAVGWGEATLEGHAEAVVGAFETVRDRLIGHDPDRIEDAWQTLHRLGFYRGGPVMLSAIAGVDQALWDIKARKLGVPLYQLLGGRVRDRIPVYAWIGGDRPADIVEAAQARRAQGFKAVKMNGVEDLAWLDSPSKIDALAQRIADVRGVGVDVGVDFHGRVHKPMARTVLRAIEPFSPLFAEEIVLSDNPALVAQLAAFSSVPLALGERLYSRWDFRPFLESGAIDIVQPDLAHAGGISECRRIAAMAETYDVAVAPHCPIGPLALAACLHLAAVTPNFVIQEMSLGIHYNGPSEDLTTLVRNPGLFDVSNGSVAIPEGPGLGVEIDEAAVREMAKTPHRWRNPAWRGPDGELREW
- a CDS encoding SMP-30/gluconolactonase/LRE family protein is translated as MSMKIVERVGRDRLGEGPVWDARRRELLWVDILAPCVHRLSLDDGRVATVPVEEPIGWVAPRRDGPGLVAGFRSGFYFLDVETGARQLIGAPEPDRPNNRLNDGKVDPQGRIWAGSKDDTDQAASGALYRLDSSLRWTRCDDDYGVANGPTFSPDGRTLYHTDSAARTIYAFDLDDDGELSGRRVWLRFAEDWGYPDGMTTDAEGCVWVAHWGGARLSRFSPDGVLMRSIALPATNITSCAFGGESLDRLFVTSSTLGCEDEAWAGALFEVEAGVRGLPQARFAG